The genomic segment ACCGCGCGCGCCGCATCCGGCCGCCCGAGCCCCCGGGCGCGCCGCGCCATCTCCATTAGCTGCGGGCGGTCGAGCGAGGCAAGCAGCGAGGCGAGCCGCGCGGGCGACAGTTCGCGCTGCGGCAGGAGGATCGCGGCGCCGCGGTCGGCGAGCCAGCGCGCGTTCGCCGTCTGGTGATCGTCCACCGCGTGCGGAAAGGGCACCAGTACGCTCGCCAGTCCCGCGGCCGAGATCTCGGCGATCGTCATCGCGCCGGCGCGGCAGATGACGAGATCGGCGGCGGCGTAGCGCGCCGCCATGTCGTCAATGAACGCGATCAGTTCCGCCTCGACCCCGGCGGCGGCGTACGCCGCCCGCGTCGCTTCCAGATGCCGCTCGCCGGTCTGATGCACGACCCCGGGCCGCGCGTTGCGCGCAAGGCTTGCGAGCGCCTGCGGCAGGACCTCGTTCAGCGCCTGCGCGCCCTGACTGCCGCCGACCACGAGCAGGCTGAGGGCCCCGCTGCGCGCGCCGTAGCGCGCCTCGGGCGGCGCGAGCGCCGCGATCTCGGCGCGCACCGGGTTGCCCGTCCACTCGGCCTTCGGCAGCGCATCCGGAAAGGCGACCATCGCGCGGTCGGCGAGTCGCGCGAGCACGCGATTGGCGAGCCCGGCGACCGCGTTCTGTTCGTGAATCGCGAGCGGCCGCGCAAGCAGCGAAGCCATCATGCCGCCCGGAAACGCGACGTAGCCGCCCATGCCGAGCACCACGTCGGGGCGGATGCGCAGGATCGCCCGCGCGCTCTGCCAGAAGCCGATGAGGAGGTGCAGCGGCAGAAACAGCGCCGCGGCGAGGCCGCGACCGCGCGCCGCCGCGGCGTGCACCCACGCCATCG from the Burkholderiales bacterium genome contains:
- the murG gene encoding undecaprenyldiphospho-muramoylpentapeptide beta-N-acetylglucosaminyltransferase, with the translated sequence MSRTLLIMAGGTGGHVFPGLAVADELRARGWNVVWMGARSGMEARLVPARGYPMAWVHAAAARGRGLAAALFLPLHLLIGFWQSARAILRIRPDVVLGMGGYVAFPGGMMASLLARPLAIHEQNAVAGLANRVLARLADRAMVAFPDALPKAEWTGNPVRAEIAALAPPEARYGARSGALSLLVVGGSQGAQALNEVLPQALASLARNARPGVVHQTGERHLEATRAAYAAAGVEAELIAFIDDMAARYAAADLVICRAGAMTIAEISAAGLASVLVPFPHAVDDHQTANARWLADRGAAILLPQRELSPARLASLLASLDRPQLMEMARRARGLGRPDAARAVADCCASLVAGGAA